A genome region from Drosophila simulans strain w501 chromosome 2R, Prin_Dsim_3.1, whole genome shotgun sequence includes the following:
- the LOC6733767 gene encoding uncharacterized protein LOC6733767 — protein sequence MSQVLQILYCLPILLLLLLRTDEANGKGICLYFSEKTASWFSALSICKTLHMCLADLNTEVTLIQMKSKINVDDYEYWFGLNAHDKPTYRYVSNNKSIEYSPHNSKLVNNEGCVFVKHQNGFFKFESAKCREHRRFICTKTDECDGVSTKAGNSNCVITAEERDIVAY from the exons ATGAGTCAAGTGCTACAGATACTTTACTGTCTTcccattttgctgctgctgctcttgcgtACTGATGAGGCAAACGGTAAGGGCATTTGCCTGTATTTCAGTGAGAAAACA GCTTCTTGGTTCAGTGCCCTGTCCATCTGCAAAACCCTCCACATGTGCTTGGCTGATCTAAACACCGAAGTTACCCTGATCCAGatgaaaagcaaaataaacgTAGACGACTACGAGTACTGGTTTGGATTGAATGCGCACGATAAGCCCACCTACAGATACGTTTCGAACAACAAGTCCATTGAGTACTCCCCGCACAATTCAAAGCTGGTGAACAACGAAGGGTGCGTCTTTGTTAAGCACCAGAACggctttttcaaatttgaatCTGCAAAGTGTCGCGAACACCGGAGATTCATCTGTACTAAAACCGATGAATGCGATGGAGTTAGCACGAAAGCTGGAAATTCAAACTGCGTCATAACCGCAGAGGAACGAGATATTGTGGCCTACTAA
- the LOC6733764 gene encoding late embryogenesis abundant protein ECP63 isoform X4, with product MFSSISASLKNFGDKTANLFSKKKDEAEKLANEKAAEAQKLAEEQAKKVGQSVQQTKGEAEQLAASTAKEAAALATAEAQKAGQAIDQGVNRAAGAVNQGKQAVDNTVAQAAAVAQNSKQVAANVAEASQRAAANAVDQTKKAANDAINKSVKAAENVADQKLKQAEGAIDGALKQTSQTVDQKLQEANQYVDQKRQSVEKTVQDAAGQAQESAGQQANALLGKLHLGQK from the exons ATGTTCAGCTCGATTTCag CTTCCTTGAAGAACTTCGGCGACAAGACCGCCAACCTCTTCAGCAAGAAGAAGGATGAGGCCGAGAAGCTGGCCAACGAGAAGGCCGCCGAGGCCCAGAAGCTAGCCGAGGAGCAGGCCAAGAAGGTGGGCCAGTCCGTCCAGCAGACCAAGGGCGAGGCCGAGCAGTTGGCCGCCAGCACGG CCAAGGAAGCCGCTGCTCTGGCCACCGCGGAGGCTCAGAAGGCTGGACAGGCGATCGACCAGGGCGTGAACCGTGCCGCTGGAGCCGTCAACCAGGGCAAGCAGGCGGTGGACAACACGGTGGCCCAGGCGGCGGCCGTGGCCCAGAACTCCAAGCAGGTGGCGGCCAATGTGGCGGAGGCCTCCCAGCGAGCGGCCGCCAATGCGGTGGACCAGACCAAGAAGGCGGCCAACGACGCCATCAACAAGAGCGTGAAGGCCGCCGAGAATGTGGCGGACCAGAAGCTGAAGCAGGCGGAGGGCGCCATCGATGGGGCTCTGAAGCAGACCAGCCAGACGGTGGACCAGAAGCTGCAGGAGGCCAACCAGTACGTCGACCAGAAGCGCCAGTCCGTCGAGAAGACCGTCCAGGATGCGGCCGGACAGGCCCAGGAGTCCGCCGGACAGCAGGCCAACGCCCTGCTGGGCAAGCTGCATCTGGGACAGAAGTAG
- the LOC6733765 gene encoding uncharacterized protein LOC6733765 gives MKHLLTALVALLSILPRGELLGSGPPCPRRYLRRINGKCYYFSVKKMNWFGALNNCLRKGLTLADLSNQRDFDGAIGFLSGLGNTEDFWFGGNDLYHEGRFQYISNGRLVRYYSNYSNVLPLEHSECDDCLEVRIRSEINMVSADNCHERQYFICSERYCQDTDSGKKPKHHSHEHLHHFHHDIGESAEGEGEGDGDGDHDRQDPIASGSVEHPEPDSEDAAGALDVPDDDQPDQNGVSVTPGAEVTNTVDGTGEPGATAAPAAGAEAVSPAADGAAPAGAAPAAEGAATPAADGATPEPTPAPGAEAPAAAAAETPAPPAA, from the exons ATGAAGCATCTCCTGACTGCACTCGTGGCCCTGCTGAGCATCCTGCCGCGGGGCGAGCTCCTGGGATCAGGACCCCCCTGCCCGCGTCGCTATCTGCGCAGGATCAACGGCAAGTGCTACTACTTTTCGGTGAAAAAG ATGAACTGGTTTGGCGCCCTGAACAACTGCCTACGCAAAGGACTGACCCTGGCGGACTTGAGCAACCAAAGGGACTTCGATGGAGCCATTGGGTTCCTAAGTGGCCTGGGCAACACGGAGGACTTCTGGTTCGGGGGCAACGATCTGTACCACGAGGGGCGCTTCCAGTACATCAGCAACGGTCGGCTGGTGCGCTACTACAGCAACTACAGCAACGTCCTGCCCCTGGAGCACTCCGAGTGCGACGACTGTCTGGAGGTGAGGATCCGCTCCGAGATCAACATGGTGTCGGCGGACAACTGCCACGAGCGACAGTACTTTATCTGCTCGGAACGATACTGCCAGGACACGGATAGTGGCAAGAAGCCGAAGCACCACAGCCACGAGCACTTGCATCACTTCCACCACGACATTGGCGAAAGTGCCGAAGGCGAGGGGGagggcgatggcgatggcgaccACGACCGCCAGGACCCCATTGCCAGTGGCTCAGTGGAGCACCCGGAGCCGGACTCGGAGGATGCAGCCGGGGCGCTCGACGTGCCCGATGACGATCAGCCTGATCAGAATGGCGTCTCGGTGACTCCGGGAGCGGAAGTAACAAATACCGTTGACGGAACTGGTGAGCCGGGCGCAACTGCTGCCCCAGCCGCCGGAGCTGAAGCAGTTTCTCCAGCAGCAGATGGAGCCGCACCCGCCggagcagctccagctgccgAAGGAGCCGCCACTCCTGCCGCCGACGGAGCCACGCCCGAACCCACACCCGCGCCAGGAGCAGAAGCCcccgccgccgcagcagccgaGACTCCGGCACCGCCAGCAGCCTGA
- the LOC6733764 gene encoding late embryogenesis abundant protein ECP63 isoform X1 yields MFSSISADASKSSLKNFGDKTANLFSKKKDEAEKLANEKAAEAQKLAEEQAKKVGQSVQQTKGEAEQLAASTAKEAAALATAEAQKAGQAIDQGVNRAAGAVNQGKQAVDNTVAQAAAVAQNSKQVAANVAEASQRAAANAVDQTKKAANDAINKSVKAAENVADQKLKQAEGAIDGALKQTSQTVDQKLQEANQYVDQKRQSVEKTVQDAAGQAQESAGQQANALLGKLHLGQK; encoded by the exons ATGTTCAGCTCGATTTCag CAGATGCATCGAAAT CTTCCTTGAAGAACTTCGGCGACAAGACCGCCAACCTCTTCAGCAAGAAGAAGGATGAGGCCGAGAAGCTGGCCAACGAGAAGGCCGCCGAGGCCCAGAAGCTAGCCGAGGAGCAGGCCAAGAAGGTGGGCCAGTCCGTCCAGCAGACCAAGGGCGAGGCCGAGCAGTTGGCCGCCAGCACGG CCAAGGAAGCCGCTGCTCTGGCCACCGCGGAGGCTCAGAAGGCTGGACAGGCGATCGACCAGGGCGTGAACCGTGCCGCTGGAGCCGTCAACCAGGGCAAGCAGGCGGTGGACAACACGGTGGCCCAGGCGGCGGCCGTGGCCCAGAACTCCAAGCAGGTGGCGGCCAATGTGGCGGAGGCCTCCCAGCGAGCGGCCGCCAATGCGGTGGACCAGACCAAGAAGGCGGCCAACGACGCCATCAACAAGAGCGTGAAGGCCGCCGAGAATGTGGCGGACCAGAAGCTGAAGCAGGCGGAGGGCGCCATCGATGGGGCTCTGAAGCAGACCAGCCAGACGGTGGACCAGAAGCTGCAGGAGGCCAACCAGTACGTCGACCAGAAGCGCCAGTCCGTCGAGAAGACCGTCCAGGATGCGGCCGGACAGGCCCAGGAGTCCGCCGGACAGCAGGCCAACGCCCTGCTGGGCAAGCTGCATCTGGGACAGAAGTAG
- the LOC6733766 gene encoding uncharacterized protein LOC6733766, translating to MRILPIVILTLMAVHSGCGKKQSKKEKDKGPCGKPYLKELNGKCFYVGIKKINWFGAQNNCLRKGLNLADVSTVEDFKAVVHYVTSQVGFDDFWFGGNDLQSEGRFKYISSGKLVRYLGDSNIVEPTQRSNLDDCLEIRIRPNVTVVLDVNCQEKKYFICEQNQVKCAVPAEDSGDGQKHSHEHLHHFHHDAGQKDKQETGIKEQSVESDSRPADNSNSTEIGESKEKEAEGASTPGDGGGTTEPVFENGMENAGEPIAEQDQTVPPGGTGPPPAADATGAATPAPDAAAAEGATPAAAAPPAEGAPAAEAATPAPAAPEGEATPAPAA from the exons ATGAGGATCCTACCAATTGTGATTCTGACCTTGATGGCGGTCCATTCCGGCTGCGGAAAGAAGCAGAGCAAGAAGGAAAAGGACAAGGGGCCCTGTGGCAAACCGTATCTCAAGGAGCTGAACGGAAAGTGCTTCTATGTGGGCATCAAAAAG ATCAACTGGTTCGGGGCCCAGAACAACTGCCTGCGCAAGGGCCTCAACCTGGCCGACGTGTCCACGGTGGAGGACTTCAAGGCGGTGGTCCACTACGTGACGTCACAGGTGGGCTTCGATGACTTCTGGTTCGGCGGCAACGATCTGCAGTCGGAGGGGCGCTTCAAGTACATCAGCAGCGGGAAACTGGTGCGCTACTTGGGCGACTCCAATATAGTGGAGCCGACTCAACGCTCCAACCTGGACGACTGCCTGGAGATCAGGATCAGGCCCAATGTCACCGTCGTCCTGGACGTGAACTGCCAGGAGAAGAAGTACTTTATCTGCGAGCAGAACCAGGTGAAGTGCGCCGTTCCCGCGGAGGACAGTGGGGATGGCCAGAAACACAGCCACGAGCACTTGCATCACTTCCACCACGACGCGGGCCAGAAGGATAAGCAAGAGACGGGGATCAAAGAGCAAAGTGTGGAGAGCGATTCACGGCCAGCTGACAATTCGAATTCAACGGAAATCGGGGAATCGAAGGAGAAGGAAGCGGAGGGCGCGTCGACTCCAGGTGATGGTGGTGGCACCACGGAGCCCGTGTTCGAGAACGGCATGGAAAACGCCGGGGAACCCATTGCCGAGCAGGACCAAACGGTGCCGCCAGGCGGCACGGGTCCACCACCGGCGGCAGACGCCACTGGAGCAGCCACGCCCGCACCGGATGCCGCGGCTGCGGAAGGAGCCACTccggcggcagctgctccaccagcGGAAGGAGCTCCAGCCGCAGAGGCAGCCACTCCTGCACCGGCAGCTCCCGAGGGCGAAGCAACACCAGCTCCGGCGGCCTGA
- the LOC6733764 gene encoding late embryogenesis abundant protein ECP63 isoform X2: MFSSISDASKSSLKNFGDKTANLFSKKKDEAEKLANEKAAEAQKLAEEQAKKVGQSVQQTKGEAEQLAASTAKEAAALATAEAQKAGQAIDQGVNRAAGAVNQGKQAVDNTVAQAAAVAQNSKQVAANVAEASQRAAANAVDQTKKAANDAINKSVKAAENVADQKLKQAEGAIDGALKQTSQTVDQKLQEANQYVDQKRQSVEKTVQDAAGQAQESAGQQANALLGKLHLGQK; encoded by the exons ATGTTCAGCTCGATTTCag ATGCATCGAAAT CTTCCTTGAAGAACTTCGGCGACAAGACCGCCAACCTCTTCAGCAAGAAGAAGGATGAGGCCGAGAAGCTGGCCAACGAGAAGGCCGCCGAGGCCCAGAAGCTAGCCGAGGAGCAGGCCAAGAAGGTGGGCCAGTCCGTCCAGCAGACCAAGGGCGAGGCCGAGCAGTTGGCCGCCAGCACGG CCAAGGAAGCCGCTGCTCTGGCCACCGCGGAGGCTCAGAAGGCTGGACAGGCGATCGACCAGGGCGTGAACCGTGCCGCTGGAGCCGTCAACCAGGGCAAGCAGGCGGTGGACAACACGGTGGCCCAGGCGGCGGCCGTGGCCCAGAACTCCAAGCAGGTGGCGGCCAATGTGGCGGAGGCCTCCCAGCGAGCGGCCGCCAATGCGGTGGACCAGACCAAGAAGGCGGCCAACGACGCCATCAACAAGAGCGTGAAGGCCGCCGAGAATGTGGCGGACCAGAAGCTGAAGCAGGCGGAGGGCGCCATCGATGGGGCTCTGAAGCAGACCAGCCAGACGGTGGACCAGAAGCTGCAGGAGGCCAACCAGTACGTCGACCAGAAGCGCCAGTCCGTCGAGAAGACCGTCCAGGATGCGGCCGGACAGGCCCAGGAGTCCGCCGGACAGCAGGCCAACGCCCTGCTGGGCAAGCTGCATCTGGGACAGAAGTAG
- the LOC6733764 gene encoding late embryogenesis abundant protein ECP63 isoform X3 — translation MFPSRQNQTSLKNFGDKTANLFSKKKDEAEKLANEKAAEAQKLAEEQAKKVGQSVQQTKGEAEQLAASTAKEAAALATAEAQKAGQAIDQGVNRAAGAVNQGKQAVDNTVAQAAAVAQNSKQVAANVAEASQRAAANAVDQTKKAANDAINKSVKAAENVADQKLKQAEGAIDGALKQTSQTVDQKLQEANQYVDQKRQSVEKTVQDAAGQAQESAGQQANALLGKLHLGQK, via the exons ATGTTTCCCAGTCGCCAAAACCAAA CTTCCTTGAAGAACTTCGGCGACAAGACCGCCAACCTCTTCAGCAAGAAGAAGGATGAGGCCGAGAAGCTGGCCAACGAGAAGGCCGCCGAGGCCCAGAAGCTAGCCGAGGAGCAGGCCAAGAAGGTGGGCCAGTCCGTCCAGCAGACCAAGGGCGAGGCCGAGCAGTTGGCCGCCAGCACGG CCAAGGAAGCCGCTGCTCTGGCCACCGCGGAGGCTCAGAAGGCTGGACAGGCGATCGACCAGGGCGTGAACCGTGCCGCTGGAGCCGTCAACCAGGGCAAGCAGGCGGTGGACAACACGGTGGCCCAGGCGGCGGCCGTGGCCCAGAACTCCAAGCAGGTGGCGGCCAATGTGGCGGAGGCCTCCCAGCGAGCGGCCGCCAATGCGGTGGACCAGACCAAGAAGGCGGCCAACGACGCCATCAACAAGAGCGTGAAGGCCGCCGAGAATGTGGCGGACCAGAAGCTGAAGCAGGCGGAGGGCGCCATCGATGGGGCTCTGAAGCAGACCAGCCAGACGGTGGACCAGAAGCTGCAGGAGGCCAACCAGTACGTCGACCAGAAGCGCCAGTCCGTCGAGAAGACCGTCCAGGATGCGGCCGGACAGGCCCAGGAGTCCGCCGGACAGCAGGCCAACGCCCTGCTGGGCAAGCTGCATCTGGGACAGAAGTAG
- the LOC6733768 gene encoding uncharacterized protein LOC6733768 produces the protein MEDMRENRTFTNIGNSFGFVCRIIEKQCGIQQLGALEKYEFAELLKILNGTEKFLASKFFCQLPANVGSFRVLRQLQELRILTATQYIFSKEDSDQLQVDLIIFLESEYDLLANVFFSAAYDAESAMKLTLILTTALGNLYSGLVSNPKICSLAYVEFLCKTLPDEALNVCINMHLSTLLDLHRSENVDEAFASFSAWINEGVDELTFVKHLCDKMFASHQQAALQYLFKQSNTEKFNQWKFYLILVQSIASAANPETTTYIKKYLKNRLMQTASTASLGSLLHLLLTARAASASTMDVRANLDNYAKWYKQNIGEMTYILGTEKFQTILRLLEESLPYEKELQYLEIHVSIAISPGGRLVQAYKTKCRAHAAQLKSAAKRKASTD, from the exons ATGGAAGATATGCGAGAAAATAGAACATTTACCAATATCGGCAATAGCTTTGGCTTCGTATGCAGG ATCATAGAAAAGCAATGCGGAATTCAACAATTGGGAGCTCTTGAAAAATACGAATTTGCCGAACTACTGAAGATTCTGAATGGCACGGAAAAG TTTCTGGCCTCCAAGTTCTTCTGCCAACTGCCAGCGAATGTCGGCAGTTTTAGAGTTCTCCGACAGCTCCAGGAACTCCGCATCCTGACGGCCACGCAGTACATCTTTAG CAAGGAGGACTCCGATCAACTGCAGGTGGACTTGATTATATTCCTGGAATCCGAATACGACCTCCTCGccaatgttttcttttctgcggCTTACG ATGCCGAATCTGCGATGAAGCTAACCTTGATACTGACAACCGCTTTGGGGAATCTCTATTCCGGCCTCGTTAGCAATCCCAAAATATGCAGCTTGGCATATGTGGAGTTCTTGTGCAAAACCCTACCAG ATGAAGCGCTAAATGTTTGCATAAACATGCATTTAAGTACCCTATTGGATCTTCACCGATCGGAGAATGTAGACGAGGCATTCGCCAGCTTTAGCGCTTGGATAAATGAGGGCGTCGACGAACTAACCTTTGTTAAGCACCTTTGCGATAAG ATGTTTGCTAGCCATCAGCAGGCAGCCCTTCAATATCTATTCAAACAGTCAAACACGGAAAAATTTAACCAGTGGAAGTTCTATCTGATACTAGTACAATCCATCGCCAGTGCAGCCAATCCTGAGACCACCACATacattaaaa AGTATTTGAAAAACAGACTTATGCAGACTGCATCCACGGCCTCCCTGGGATCCTTGCTTCATTTGCTGCTGACTGCAAGGGCTGCTTCTGCCTCAACCATGGATGTTCGGGCTAATCTAGACAACTATGCGAAGTGGTACAAGCAGAACATTGGTGAAATGACGTACATATTGGGCACGGAAAAGTTTCAGACAATCCTAAGGCTCTTGGAGGAGTCTTTACCATACGAAAAGGAGTTGCAATACCTGGAG ATTCATGTGTCAATTGCCATTTCACCTGGTGGGCGTCTGGTTCAAGCCTACAAAACTAAGTGCAGGGCTCATGCAGCTCAACTTAAATCGGCGGCAAAGCGAAAGGCTTCCACAGACTAG